In Populus alba chromosome 1, ASM523922v2, whole genome shotgun sequence, a single window of DNA contains:
- the LOC118033944 gene encoding uncharacterized protein: MPALSTAGSATTTATSSLALLNHEKPASKLLRSLSNPVKFPLNFKTVKNRKLSIEAKSAISSSNLSTTNAVSAFSAPSSLKSRLQNGETLYGIFLLSFSPTIAEIAGQSGYDFAVVDMEHGPGGITDALHCLRALAATQTPAILRLPESSPTWAKKALDLGPQGIMFPMIESPKMARKAVSYCRFPPEGIRGSAHTVVRASGYGNDEGYLSNYTDELLIMCQVESEEGVKKAEEISAVDGVDCVQMGPLDLSASMGYLWDPGHKKVREMMREAERGVLEGGAYLCGFAMPHDGPINLKTRGYHMVSGTVDLGLFRNAAVDDVRKFKMSLIQGSDDEVGGSKDGDEKYWSE; the protein is encoded by the coding sequence ATGCCCGCCCTCAGCACTGCCGGCTCAGCCACCACAACTGCCACCTCCTCCCTCGCATTACTAAATCATGAAAAACCGGCATCAAAACTCTTAAGATCCCTCTCAAACCCAGTCAAATTCCCTCTCAATTTCAAAACCGTAAAAAACCGTAAACTCTCGATCGAGGCCAAATCCGCCATTTCCTCTTCCAATCTCTCCACCACCAATGCCGTTTCTGCCTTCTCCGCCCCCAGTTCTCTAAAATCTCGCCTCCAAAACGGCGAAACTCTCTACGGAATCTTCCTCCTCAGCTTCTCCCCAACCATTGCCGAGATCGCTGGCCAATCCGGTTATGACTTCGCCGTCGTGGATATGGAACACGGTCCGGGTGGCATCACTGACGCTCTCCACTGCCTCCGTGCCCTCGCCGCGACTCAAACCCCAGCGATCCTCCGGTTGCCGGAGAGTTCTCCGACGTGGGCCAAAAAAGCCCTCGATCTGGGCCCGCAAGGGATTATGTTTCCGATGATCGAAAGCCCGAAAATGGCTCGGAAAGCGGTGTCGTATTGCAGATTTCCACCAGAGGGTATTCGCGGATCAGCTCATACGGTAGTGAGGGCATCCGGTTATGGAAATGATGAAGGGTATTTGAGTAACTACACGGACGAGTTATTGATTATGTGCCAGGTAGAGAGTGAGGAAGGTGTAAAAAAGGCTGAGGAAATCTCAGCCGTAGATGGGGTTGATTGTGTGCAAATGGGACCGTTGGATTTGAGTGCTAGCATGGGGTACTTGTGGGACCCCGGGCATAAGAAGGTTAGGGAGATGATGAGGGAGGCTGAGAGGGGAGTCTTGGAAGGTGGGGCCTACTTGTGTGGTTTTGCAATGCCACATGATGGACCCATTAATCTCAAGACACGTGGATATCATATGGTGTCTGGAACTGTTGATCTGGGGCTGTTTAGAAATGCTGCTGTTGATGATGTGCGGAAGTTTAAAATGAGTTTGATTCAAGGGTCTGATGATGAGGTGGGGGGTAGTAAAGACGGTGATGAGAAGTACTGGAGTGAATGA